TCGACGTCGCGCGGCACAAGGCCCTCTTCCTCGGCAAGAGGTGAAATCATGCCGGGCATAGAAGCCTTAGCCGAACGGCTGTCGACCTATCTGGGCCCCGAACAGGTCAACCTGGTTCGCCGGGCCTACTTCTACGCCGAACAGGCGCACGATGGGCAACGCCGCCGCAGCGGCGAGCCCTACGTGACCCATCCGCTGGCCGTGGCCAGCATCCTCGCCGACATGCACATGGACCATCAGAGCTTGATGGCAGCCATGCTGCACGACGTGATCGAAGACACCGGCATCGCCAAGGAAGCCCTCAGCCAGCAGTTTGGCGAGACGGTGGCCGAACTGGTCGACGGGGTCAGCAAGCTGACCCAGATGAACTTCGAGACCAAGGCCGAGGCGCAAGCCGAAAACTTCCAGAAGATGGCCATGGCCATGGCCCGCGATATCCGCGTGATCCTGGTCAAGCTGGCTGACCGCCTGCACAACATGCGCACACTGGAAGTGCTGTCGGGCGAGAAACGCCGGCGCATCGCCAAGGAAACCCTGGAAATCTACGCCCCCATCGCCAACCGCCTGGGCATGCACACCGTGCGCGTGGAATTCGAGGACCTCGGCTTCAAGGCCATGCACCCGATGCGCTCGTCGCTGATCCACCGGGCGGTCAAGAGCGCGCGCGGCAACCGCAAGGAAATCGTCGCAAAGATCGAACATTCGCTGGCCAACTGCCTGGCAGCCGATGGCATCCAGGGCGAGGTCAGCGGCCGGCAGAAACACCTCTATGGCATCTACAAGAAGATGCGTGGCAAGCGCCGCGCCTTCAACGAGATCATGGACGTATATGCCTTCCGCATCATCGTCGACAAGGTCGACACCTGCTACCGCGTGCTCGGCGCCGTGCACAACCTGTACAAGCCGCTGCCCGGGCGCTTCAAGGATTACATCGCAATCCCCAAGGCCAACGGCTACCAGTCGCTGCACACCACTCTGTTCGGCATGCATGGGGTACCCATCGAGATCCAGATTCGCACCCGCGAAATGGAAGAGATGGCCAACAACGGCATCGCCGCGCACTGGCTGTACAAGTCCAACGACGATGAGCAGCCCAAGGGCAGCCATGCCCGCGCCCGCCAATGGGTCAAGGGCATCCTCGAGCTGCAGCAGCGTGCCGGCAACTCGCTGGAATTCATCGAGAGCGTGAAGATCGACCTGTTTCCGGACGAGGTCTACGTGTTCACCCCTAAAGGGCGGATCATGGAGCTGCCCAAAGGCTCCACCGCTGTCGACTTTGCCTACGCGGTGCACACCGACGTCGGCAACAGCTGCATTGCCTGCCGTATCAACCGGCGCCTGGCACCCCTGTCGGAGCCGTTGCAGAGTGGTTCCACGGTGGAAATCGTCAGTGCCCCCGGCGCACGGCCCAACCCTGCCTGGCTCAACTTCGTGGTCACCGGCAAGGCGCGCACGCACATACGCCACGCGCTCAAGCAGCAGCGCCGTTCCGAGTCGATCAGCCTGGGCGAGCGCCTGCTGAACAAGGTGCTGACCGGTTTCGACAGCAGCCTGGAACAGATCCCGCAGGAACGCATCCAGGGCATCCTGGCGGAATACCGCCTGGAACTGATCGAAGACCTGCTCGAAGACATCGGCCTGGGCAACCGCATGGCCTACGTGGTCGCCCGCCGCCTGCTGTCGGCAGAAGGCGAACCGCTACCGGCGCCGGAAGGCCCGCTGGCGATTCGCGGCACCGAAGGCCTGGTGCTGAGCTATGCCAAGTGCTGTACGCCGATCCCGGGCGACCCGATCGTCGGCCACCTGTCGGCGGGCAAGGGCATGGTCGTGCACCTGGAGAACTGCCGCAACATCAGTGAAATCCGCCATAACCCGGAGAAGTGCGTGCAACTCTCCTGGGCCAAGGACATCACCGGCGAATTCAACGTCGAGCTGCGTGTCGAGCTCGAGCACCAGCGCGGCCTGATCGCCCTGCTGGCCAGCAGTGTCAATGCCGCCGACGGCAACATCGAGAAGATCAGCATGGACGAACGCGACGGCCGTATCAGCGTTGTCCAACTGGTGGTCAGCGTGCACGACCGCGTGCACCTGGCTCGTGTGATCAAGAAGCTGCGTACGCTGACCGGCGTGGTTCGCATCACCCGCATGCGTACGTAGTCCGCCAACCGCAAGGAGTCATCATGAGCAAGACCGTCATCAACAGCGACAAGGCCCCTGCCGCCATCGGTACCTACTCGCAAGCGATCAAGGCCGGCAATACCGTGTACATGTCGGGCCAGATCCCACTGGACCCGAAAACCATGGAACTGGTCGAAGGCTTCGAAGCCCAGACCGTGCAGGTGTTCGAGAACCTCAAGTCCGTTGCCGAAGCCGCTGGCGGCTCCTTCAAGGACATCGTCAAGCTGAACATCTTCCTCACCGACCTGAGCCACTTCGCCAAGGTCAACGAGATCATGGGCCGTTACTTCGAGCAGCCCTACCCAGCCCGCGCCGCCATTGGCGTTGCCGCGCTGCCCAAAGGCGCCCAGGTCGAAATGGACGCCATCCTGGTCATCGAGTGATGCCGCTGGTGACGGGCGCCCTGCCCGTCACCTTCCAGTTCAAGGTTACCCCATCATGCGTCAAGCACTGCCCCTCGCGCTGGCAGCTCTGCTTCTGAGCGGCTGCGCCAGCCACAAACCCGAAGATTTCAACGGCACCTGGATCAACCAGGCCGCCATCGAGGCCGCCGTCAAAGGTGGCAACCTGCGTCAGGCCCTGAACGAACATGGCCCGGTCTTCGAGTGGAAGCTCGATGTGGCCAACCAGCAGGCCAGTTACAGCAACGGCTTCGAAGCCGCCGACGGCCAGCTGACCGCCAACGACAAGCAGTGGCAGGCCAGCTTCCAGGGTGGCCAGACCGAACAGCTGGCGCTGGATGGCGACGAGCTGAAAACCACCGACGCCTCGGGGGCCGAGCAGACGTTCGAGCGCGCCAAGCAACCCGGCAATGCGCCTCTAGGTGGCAGCTTCGAGAAAGCGCTTTACCAGGCGTACCTGGGCGGTGAATGGAAGATCATCGAAGGCCAGGGCACCGGTGGCGTGGTGCACTTCACCGACAACGGCAACGTGACCGGCCTCCCGGGCCCGGACCGCTATGCCCTGTGCCTGGCCGGCGACTGCGCCAGCATGGGCGGTAGCAACGACAGCCTGTGGCTGGAACGCAACCAGCGTGGCGCGCCGTTCATCTTCAAGCGTGAGGGTGACAAGCTGGAAATATTCCAGGCGGTAAACAGTGCGCAGCCGGATGAGATGCCGCAGTTGGCGGCAGGTAAACGTCAGTGGGTGCTAGAGCGCGACTGACTTCAAAGGCCCTATCGCCGGCAAGTCGGCTCCCACAAGATTCGCGCAGCCCTTGAGGGCTGTGGTGTACCTGTGGGAGCCGGCTTGCCGGCGATAGGGCCGTCAGCCTCAACCATTGCCCTGCAAGATCGCCGCATACCCCTCTTTGTAGCTCGGATACGCGGGCTCCCACCCCAACGCCCGCACCCGTGCATTGCTGCAGCGCTTGCTGCCAGTACGCCGCACGCGTTGCTCATCCGACCATTCGGTAACGCCCATGTACGCCCGCAACCACGCCACCACATCGGCCAGCGGCGCTGGGTCGTCATCGACTCCGATATAGCAATCGTCCAGCGCTACGCCATCGGCATCCGCCCGCAGCAGGAAGGCCAGCAGGCTTGCGGCATCTTCAGCATGAATGCGGTTGCCATATAGCGGCGGCTCTTGCGCCACGCGATAACCTTGGCGCACCTGGCTCAACAACCACTCGCGACCGGGCCCATAGATCCCGGTCAAACGCACGACACTGGCCGGGATGCCACTGCCCAGCGCCAGCCGCTCGGCTTCAAGCATCACTCGCCCGGAATAGCCCTGCGGCTCGGTGGCCGCCGTCTCGTCGATCAACTCCCCGTCCTTTTGCGCGAACACGCTGCTGCTGGAGACGAACAGCAAGCGCCGCGGGCGCTGGCCACGCGCCGCCAGCCACGCCAGTACATGGCGCAAACCGTCGACATAGGCCGCTTGATAACCCGCCTCGTCGTGCTGGCTGGCCGCTACGCAATACACCAGGTAATCCGGCGAATGCTGTGGCCAGGCCTGGGGCATGCGCGCATCCGACAGATCGGCGGCTATGGGTGAAACGCCTTGCGGAAGGTGCTCGACCGAACGCCGCAGGCCGCTCACTGCCCAGCCAGAGGCCAGCAGTTGCTTGGCCAGGCGACTGCCTACATCACCACAACCCACAATCACAGCGGAAAGGTCTGACATCGAAATAGTCCTTTTCCCAAAGGATCAGACTATATGGATTACGCGATGAGCGGCTAGACCATGGTTGAAAAAAGCAACATGATTACTTTTGTTAACAAGAATTACTTGCAATAATGGCACCCCTATCTGTTCTCGGCCTATCTCGAGGCCTTGGAGAACGTTCACATTTTTCTTCATCAGGTCCGGCCAGCATGACACGTACTCAACCTTCCGCTTCGCCAACCCCGTCGCGCGCCTGGCGCGCCATCGCCGCGCTGATGTTCAGCCTGATGCTGGCCCCGGTGGCCATGGCCGATGAGCCAACCACCGCTGCCAACGCGCCAGCCGCCGCCGCCGCGCCAGCTGCCCCGGCCACCGAAGGCCAGGCACCTGCAGCCGACGCTCAGGCCGTTGTGCCGGCAGCGGTAGATCCGACTACCGAAGCGCTGGTTGAGGACACGTCCCTGGGCATGGCCCACGACCTTTCGCCATGGGGCATGTACAAGAACGCCGACGTGGTGGTGAAGGCCGTGATGATCGGCCTGGCCATCGCCTCGATCATCACCTGGACCATCTGGATCGCCAAAGGCTTCGAGCTGCTGGGCGCCAAGCGACGCCTGCGCGGCGAGATCGCCCTGCTGAAGAAGTCGGCCAGCCTCAAGGAGGCCAGCGACGTCTCCAACAAAGAAGGCACCCTGGCCCACACCCTGGTCCACGACGCCCTCGAGGAAATGCGCCTGTCGGCCAATGCACGCGAGAAAGAAGGCATCAAAGAGCGCGTCAGCTTCCGCCTGGAGCGCCTGGTGCACGCCAGCGGCCGTAACATGAGCAGCGGCACCGGCGTGCTGGCCACCATCGGCTCCACTGCACCGTTCGTCGGTCTTTTCGGTACCGTATGGGGCATCATGAACAGCTTCATCGGCATTGCCAAAACCCAGACCACCAACCTGGCCGTGGTTGCCCCAGGTATTGCTGAAGCCCTGCTGGCCACCGCCCTGGGCCTGGTTGCCGCGATCCCGGCCGTGGTCATCTACAACGTCTTCGCCCGCTCCATCGCCGGTTACAAGGCGCAGGTTTCCGACGCCTCGGCACAGGTACTGCTGCTGGTCAGCCGTGACCTGGACCACCAGGGTGGCGAGCGCGCTGCCCCGCACATGGTGAAAGTGGGGTAAGCCATGGGCCTGCATCTCAACGAAGGTGGCGACGACCTCGCCGAAAACCACGAAATCAACGTCACGCCGTTCATCGACGTGATGCTGGTACTGCTGATCATCTTCATGGTTGCCGCTCCCCTGGCCACGGTCGACATCAAGGTCGACCTGCCGGCCTCGACTGCCAAACCGGCACCGAGGCCCGAGAAACCGGTGTTCGTCAGCGTCAAGGCCGATCAGAAGCTGTACGTCGGCGACGATCAGGTACCTGCCCCCGAACAGCTTGGCGCGATGCTCGATGCCAAGACCAAGGGCGACAAGGAAACCACCATCTTCTTCCAGGCCGACAAGGGCGTGGATTACGGTGACCTGATGGAAGTGATGAACAACATGCGCGCGGCCGGCTACCTCAAGGTCGGTCTGGTAGGTCTCGAGACGGCAGCCAAGAAATGACGAAAACGCGCTCAAACATGGCGCGCTACGGCGGCAGCCTGGCGATCGTGCTGGGCGTGCACGTAGTCGCTGTGCTGCTGACGCTCAACTGGTCGGTGCCCCAGGCCATCGAGCTGCCCCCTGCAGCCATGATGGTCGAACTCGCACCGCTGCCCGAGCCCGCACCGCCACCACCCCCCAAGGCCGCCCCACAGCCGCCGGCACCGGTCGAAGAACCGCCGCTGCCCAAGCTGGTCGAGGCGCCGAAACCAAAAATCGCCATCGCCAAGCCGCCAAAGCCGAAGCCAAAGCCCCAGCCGCCCAAGCCTGAGAAAAAGCCTGAGCCGCCGAAGGATGAGCCACCGGCCAAAGAAGAGGTAGCGGACACGCCGCCGAGCAACACGCCCCCGCAGAAGTCGGCGGCACCGGCACCAAGCATTGCCTCCAACAGCCAAGCGTTGCCGACCTGGCAGAGCGACCTGCTGCGCCACCTGGCGAAGTACAAGCGCTACCCGGAAGACGCGCGCCGTCGCGGCCTGCAAGGCATCAACCGGCTGCGTTTCGTGGTCGACGCCGAAGGCAAAGTGGTTTCGTACTCGATGGCAGGCGGTTCCGGCAGCGCAGCGCTGGACCGAGCGACCCTGGAGATGATCCGCCGTGCCGGCACGGTGCCGAAACCACCACCGGAGCTGCTGAACAATGGCACGATCGAAGTCGTGGCGCCGTTCGTCTACTCGCTGGACCGTCGCTGATACTTTTGTTTCTGTCACAAATCAGCAAGTCTGATAACGTGCGTCTATCGATTGCAGCCGCTATGCTGGGCCCGCAACTTCATGGACGCACGTTATGACCCTCACAGAACTTCGCTACATCGTCACCCTCGCCCAAGAGCAGCATTTCGGCCACGCCGCCGAACGCTGCCATGTCAGCCAGCCGACCTTGTCGGTGGGCGTGAAAAAGCTTGAGGACGAGCTTGGTGTGCTGATCTTCGAGCGCAGCAAGAGCGCGGTACGCCTGACTCCGGTCGGCGAGAGCATCGTCGCCCAGGCGCAGAAGGTCCTCGAGCAGGCCCAGGGCATCCGCGAACTGGCCCAGGCCGGCAAGAACCAGCTGACCGCCCCGCTGAAGGTCGGTGCCATCTACACCGTCGGCCCCTACCTGTTCCCGCACTTGATCCCGCAGCTACACCGCGTGGCGCCGCAGATGCCGCTGTATATCGAAGAAAACTTCACCCACGTGCTGCGCGAAAAACTGCGCAACGGCGAACTGGACGCGGTGATCATCGCCCTGCCGTTCAACGAAGCCGACGTGCTGACCCTGCCGCTGTACGACGAACCGTTCTGTGCCCTGATGCCCGCCGACCACCCGTGGACGGCGAAAAAGACCATCGACACCGCCATGCTCAACGACAAGAGCCTGCTGCTGCTCGGCGAGGGTCACTGCTTCCGTGACCAGGTCCTGGAAGCTTGCCCGACACTGAACAAGGGCGGTGACGGCGCCAAGCACACCACGGTCGAGTCCAGCTCGCTGGAAACCATCCGCCATATGGTCGCCTCAGGCCTGGGCGTATCGATCCTGCCGCTGTCGGCAGTGCACAGCCACCATTACGCGCCGGGGGTGATCGAAGTACGCCCGCTAACCGCGCCAGCACCGTTCCGTACCGTGGCCATCGCCTGGCGCGCCAGCTTCCCGAGGCCGAAGGCCATCGAGATCCTTGCCGACTCGATCCGCCTTTGCTCGGTGGCCAAGCCATCTGTGGAACAGCCGGCCTGATCCATGACTGAGTTGTCGAAGGTCTCGGTCACCGCGCTCAAGGGTGTTGGCGAAGCCATGGCGGAAAAGCTCGCCAAGGTCGGCCTGGAGAATCTGCAGGACCTACTGTTCCACCTGCCCCTGCGCTACCAGGACCGCACCCGCGTGGTGCCAATCGGCCAGCTGCGCCCCGGGCAGGATGCCGTCATCGAAGGCGTAGTCAGCGGCGCTGACGTGACCATGGGCAAGCGCCGCAGCCTGGTGGTGCGCCTGGGTGATGGCAGCGGTGTGCTGAGCCTGCGCTTCTACCACTTCAGCAATGCGCAGAAGGAGGGCCTCAAACGCGGCACCCACTTGCGCTGCTACGGCGAGGCCCGCCCCGGGGCTTCGGGTCTGGAGATCTACCACCCCGAGTACCGCGCGCTCAATGGCGACGAGCCAGCGCCACCGGTCGAGCAGACCCTGACGCCGATCTACCCGTCCACCGAAGGGCTCACCCAGCAGCGCCTGCGCCTGCTTTGCCAGCAGAGCCTGGGCATGCTCGGCCCGCGCAGCTTGCCGGACTGGCTGCCCGACGAGCTGGCCCGCGACTACCAGTTGGCGCCACTGGACGATGCCATCCGTTACCTGCACAACCCGCCGGCCGATGCCGACCTCGACGAACTCGCCGAGGGCCAGCACTGGGCCCAGCATCGCCTGGCGTTCGAAGAGCTGCTGACTCACCAACTGTCGCAGCAGCGCCTGCGCGAGAGCCTGCGCAGCCTGCGTGCACCGGTGCTGCCCAAGGCCAAGCGCCTGCAGGCGCAGTACCTGGCCAACCTGGGTTTCCAGCCGACCGGCGCACAACAACGGGTGGCCAACGAGATCGCCTACGACCTGAGCCAGGCCGAGCCGATGATGCGCCTGGTGCAAGGTGATGTCGGCGCCGGCAAAACTGTGGTCGCCGCCCTCGCCGCATTGCAGGCCCTGGAAGCGGGCTACCAGGTGGCGCTGATGGCGCCCACCGAGATTCTCGCCGAACAGCACTACATCACCTTCAAGCGCTGGCTCGAACCGCTGGGCCTCGAAGTCGCCTGGCTGGCCGGCAAGCTCAAGGGCAAGGCCCGCGCCAGCGCTCTGGAGCAGATTGCCGGCGGGGCGCCGATGGTAGTCGGCACCCATGCGCTGTTCCAGGAAGAGGTGCAATTCAAGCACCTGGCCCTGGCGATCATCGACGAACAGCACCGTTTTGGCGTGCAACAGCGCCTGGCCCTGCGCAAGAAAGGCGTGGCCGGCGAGCTGTGCCCGCACCAGCTGATCATGACCGCCACGCCCATCCCGCGCACCCTGGCCATGAGCGCCTACGCCGACCTCGACACTTCGGTGCTCGACGAACTGCCGCCAGGCCGTACGCCGGTGAATACCGTGCTGGTCGCCGACAGCCGCCGCTTCGAAGTGGTCGAGCGGGTACGCGCCGCCTGCGCCGAAGGCCGTCAGGCCTATTGGGTATGCACCTTGATCGAAGAATCCGAAGAACTTACCTGCCAGGCGGCCGAGAGCACTTATGAAGAGCTCGGAAGCGCCTTGGGCGAGCTGCGTGTGGGCCTGATCCACGGGCGCATGAAGCCTGCCGAAAAAGCGGCGGTGATGGCTGAGTTCAAGCAAGGCAACCTGCAATTGCTGGTTGCCACCACGGTGATCGAAGTAGGTGTGGACGTACCCAACGCCAGCCTGATGATCATCGAGAACCCCGAGCGCCTGGGCCTGGCCCAGCTCCACCAATTGCGCGGCCGGGTGGGCCGGGGCAGTGCGGTGAGCCACTGTGTGCTGCTGTATCACCCGCCCCTGTCGCAGATCGGCCGCGAACGCCTGGGGATCATGCGCGAAACCAACGATGGTTTCGTCATTGCCGAAAAGGACCTGGAGCTGCGCGGCCCTGGCGAGATGCTCGGAACACGCCAGACCGGCCTGCTACAGTTCAAGGTCGCCGACCTGATGCGCGACGCCGACCTGCTGCCGGCCGTGCGCGACGCCGCCCAGGCACTGCTGGCGCGCTGGCCGGAACATGTCAGCCCACTGCTCGACCGCTGGCTGCGCCACGGCCAGCAATATGGCCAGGTGTGACGCCCGTCCCAGAATGGATCCAGCTTTGCGATCAGGCTGGTTATACTTCGCGTTTAAAGAATTAATGGATACAGACCATGACTGAAGTTGCCCTGGACACCGCAACCCCGCACGCCCCGTCTGTCATCCGGCTGTTGCTCGAAAAAGTGGGCGTGGCCTACCGCGAGGTGCCGGAGCATCCGCACCTGCCCGCCACCTCGCGCGTGCAGGCGATTCTGCTCGATGACGAGATCGGCGCCTTGATGGTGCTCTTCCCACAGAGCAAGCTGCTCGACCTCAATCGGCTGGAAGAACTGACCGGTCGCAAGCTCAAGGCCGTACCCGTCGCACGTCTCAAGCAGATGCTCGACAAGCACCAGCTCAAGGCCCTGCCAGCCATTCCCGCACTGACCAGCTCGCCATGCCTCTATGAAGGCAAGCTGCTCGAAGTGGATCACCTGCTGATCCAGTCGGGTGAGGCGGGCCTGTTGCTGGAGGTCAAGCGCGACGATTTCAAGCGCATGCTGGCCAAGGCTAGTGCCGGCAGTTTCGGGCAACCGGTCAGGGACATTCGCCCCAACCTCGACCGACCAGACGACGACTCCAAGGAAATCACCCAGGCCGTACAGGCCTTCACGGCCCGCCGCATCCAGAAGCGCCTGGAAGAAACCATCGAGATCCCACCGCTGGCCGACACGGCGCAGAAGATCATCAAGCTGCGCGTCGACCCCAACGCCAGCATCGACGACATCACCGGCGTGGTGGAAACTGACCCGGCGCTGGCTGCCCAAGTGGTCAGCTGGGCGGCATCGCCCTACTACGCCTCACCCGGCAAGATCCGCTCGGTGGAAGACGCCATCGTTCGCGTGCTGGGCTTCGACCTGGTGATCAACCTGGCCCTGGGCCTGGCGCTGGGCAAGACGTTGAGCCTGCCCAAGGACCATCCGCAGCAAGCGACGCCCTATTGGCAACAGTCGATCTACACCGCAGCGATCATCGAGGGCCTGACCCGCGCCATGCCGCGCGCCGAACGCCCGGAGGCCGGCCTGACCTACCTGGCCGGGTTGCTGCACAATTTCGGCTATCTGCTGCTGGCACACGTGTTCCCGCCACACTTCTCGCTGATATGCCGGCACCTGGAGGTCAACCCACACCTGTGCCACACCTTTGTCGAACAGCATTTGCTGGGTATCAGCCGCGAGCAGATCGGCGCCTGGCTCATGAAGCTGTGGGACATGCCGGAAGAGCTGTCCACCGCGCTGCGCTTCCAGCATGATCCTTCGTACGAGGGTGAATACGCCGCGTATCCGAACCTGGTATGCCTGGCGACTCGCCTGTTGCGCGCACGTGGCATTGGCTCGGGGCCGCAGGAGGAGATTCCCGATGAGTTGCTGGAGCGACTTGGGATTACTCGGGAGAAAGCCGAGGATGTGGTGAACAAGGTGCTCGAGGCCGAGACCTTGTTGCGGGAACTGGCTTCGCAGTTCAACGCGCCGCATTGATGTACCTGGGGCCGCTGTGCGGCCCATCGCCGGCAAGCCGGCTCCCACAGGTACAGCGGTGACCTTTCTTTGAGGGAGCCGGCTTGCCGGCGATGGGCTGCGCAGCAGCCCCAACGAATTCAGCCTTTCTTCTTCGGCGTCAGGTACTTCATCAACCCCTGAAACCACATCACCAGCGCCGGATTGCCCTTGATCTGGATGCTCTTATCCTGAATACCCTGCATGAACGCCAACTGCTTGTTGCTCGCCTGCATCGTGGCGAAGCCATAGGCGGCGTCCTTGAAAGCGATGGCAAAGGCCGGCTGCGGATGCATACCGCCTTTGCTGCTGATGCGCTCATCACGGACGATGAAGTGCCGGGCAGCCTTGCCGTCCAGCGTCTGCATCTGGAACACCAGGTCCTTGTCCTTGAGTTGCTGCTGGAACGCCGGGTTGTTGCGGCTAGCCCTTGCCATGAGTAATCCCATGGCCCAGAGAAGAAAGCGGAACTTCATCAACGCGCCTCGAATGAAATATGACTGAAGCGCGCAGTTTATCCTTTTCTTGAACTATTAATGCAATTTCGCTGCATGTTAGCCGCAGAAAGCACAACGGGCGCCCGGAGGCGCCCGCTGAACCGACACTGGGGATGTCAGGAATCGATCACTTTGCTTTCTTGGCTGACTTGGCAGGCGGCGTGTTGACACTGTCGCGCAAGTTCTTGCCAGGCTTGAACGCAACCGTGTTGCTGGCCTTGATTTTTACCGGCTGGCCGGTTTGCGGGTTTTTCCCGGTGCGGGCACCACGATGACGTTTTTCGAAGGTACCGAAACCGACCAGGGTGACGGTGTCCTTGTCCAGGGCACCGGTAATGCTGTCGAGAAT
The Pseudomonas sp. KU43P genome window above contains:
- the spoT gene encoding bifunctional GTP diphosphokinase/guanosine-3',5'-bis pyrophosphate 3'-pyrophosphohydrolase, giving the protein MPGIEALAERLSTYLGPEQVNLVRRAYFYAEQAHDGQRRRSGEPYVTHPLAVASILADMHMDHQSLMAAMLHDVIEDTGIAKEALSQQFGETVAELVDGVSKLTQMNFETKAEAQAENFQKMAMAMARDIRVILVKLADRLHNMRTLEVLSGEKRRRIAKETLEIYAPIANRLGMHTVRVEFEDLGFKAMHPMRSSLIHRAVKSARGNRKEIVAKIEHSLANCLAADGIQGEVSGRQKHLYGIYKKMRGKRRAFNEIMDVYAFRIIVDKVDTCYRVLGAVHNLYKPLPGRFKDYIAIPKANGYQSLHTTLFGMHGVPIEIQIRTREMEEMANNGIAAHWLYKSNDDEQPKGSHARARQWVKGILELQQRAGNSLEFIESVKIDLFPDEVYVFTPKGRIMELPKGSTAVDFAYAVHTDVGNSCIACRINRRLAPLSEPLQSGSTVEIVSAPGARPNPAWLNFVVTGKARTHIRHALKQQRRSESISLGERLLNKVLTGFDSSLEQIPQERIQGILAEYRLELIEDLLEDIGLGNRMAYVVARRLLSAEGEPLPAPEGPLAIRGTEGLVLSYAKCCTPIPGDPIVGHLSAGKGMVVHLENCRNISEIRHNPEKCVQLSWAKDITGEFNVELRVELEHQRGLIALLASSVNAADGNIEKISMDERDGRISVVQLVVSVHDRVHLARVIKKLRTLTGVVRITRMRT
- a CDS encoding RidA family protein codes for the protein MSKTVINSDKAPAAIGTYSQAIKAGNTVYMSGQIPLDPKTMELVEGFEAQTVQVFENLKSVAEAAGGSFKDIVKLNIFLTDLSHFAKVNEIMGRYFEQPYPARAAIGVAALPKGAQVEMDAILVIE
- a CDS encoding NAD-dependent epimerase/dehydratase family protein, whose amino-acid sequence is MSDLSAVIVGCGDVGSRLAKQLLASGWAVSGLRRSVEHLPQGVSPIAADLSDARMPQAWPQHSPDYLVYCVAASQHDEAGYQAAYVDGLRHVLAWLAARGQRPRRLLFVSSSSVFAQKDGELIDETAATEPQGYSGRVMLEAERLALGSGIPASVVRLTGIYGPGREWLLSQVRQGYRVAQEPPLYGNRIHAEDAASLLAFLLRADADGVALDDCYIGVDDDPAPLADVVAWLRAYMGVTEWSDEQRVRRTGSKRCSNARVRALGWEPAYPSYKEGYAAILQGNG
- the exbB gene encoding tonB-system energizer ExbB → MTRTQPSASPTPSRAWRAIAALMFSLMLAPVAMADEPTTAANAPAAAAAPAAPATEGQAPAADAQAVVPAAVDPTTEALVEDTSLGMAHDLSPWGMYKNADVVVKAVMIGLAIASIITWTIWIAKGFELLGAKRRLRGEIALLKKSASLKEASDVSNKEGTLAHTLVHDALEEMRLSANAREKEGIKERVSFRLERLVHASGRNMSSGTGVLATIGSTAPFVGLFGTVWGIMNSFIGIAKTQTTNLAVVAPGIAEALLATALGLVAAIPAVVIYNVFARSIAGYKAQVSDASAQVLLLVSRDLDHQGGERAAPHMVKVG
- the exbD gene encoding TonB system transport protein ExbD: MGLHLNEGGDDLAENHEINVTPFIDVMLVLLIIFMVAAPLATVDIKVDLPASTAKPAPRPEKPVFVSVKADQKLYVGDDQVPAPEQLGAMLDAKTKGDKETTIFFQADKGVDYGDLMEVMNNMRAAGYLKVGLVGLETAAKK
- a CDS encoding energy transducer TonB — protein: MTKTRSNMARYGGSLAIVLGVHVVAVLLTLNWSVPQAIELPPAAMMVELAPLPEPAPPPPPKAAPQPPAPVEEPPLPKLVEAPKPKIAIAKPPKPKPKPQPPKPEKKPEPPKDEPPAKEEVADTPPSNTPPQKSAAPAPSIASNSQALPTWQSDLLRHLAKYKRYPEDARRRGLQGINRLRFVVDAEGKVVSYSMAGGSGSAALDRATLEMIRRAGTVPKPPPELLNNGTIEVVAPFVYSLDRR
- a CDS encoding hydrogen peroxide-inducible genes activator: MTLTELRYIVTLAQEQHFGHAAERCHVSQPTLSVGVKKLEDELGVLIFERSKSAVRLTPVGESIVAQAQKVLEQAQGIRELAQAGKNQLTAPLKVGAIYTVGPYLFPHLIPQLHRVAPQMPLYIEENFTHVLREKLRNGELDAVIIALPFNEADVLTLPLYDEPFCALMPADHPWTAKKTIDTAMLNDKSLLLLGEGHCFRDQVLEACPTLNKGGDGAKHTTVESSSLETIRHMVASGLGVSILPLSAVHSHHYAPGVIEVRPLTAPAPFRTVAIAWRASFPRPKAIEILADSIRLCSVAKPSVEQPA
- the recG gene encoding ATP-dependent DNA helicase RecG produces the protein MTELSKVSVTALKGVGEAMAEKLAKVGLENLQDLLFHLPLRYQDRTRVVPIGQLRPGQDAVIEGVVSGADVTMGKRRSLVVRLGDGSGVLSLRFYHFSNAQKEGLKRGTHLRCYGEARPGASGLEIYHPEYRALNGDEPAPPVEQTLTPIYPSTEGLTQQRLRLLCQQSLGMLGPRSLPDWLPDELARDYQLAPLDDAIRYLHNPPADADLDELAEGQHWAQHRLAFEELLTHQLSQQRLRESLRSLRAPVLPKAKRLQAQYLANLGFQPTGAQQRVANEIAYDLSQAEPMMRLVQGDVGAGKTVVAALAALQALEAGYQVALMAPTEILAEQHYITFKRWLEPLGLEVAWLAGKLKGKARASALEQIAGGAPMVVGTHALFQEEVQFKHLALAIIDEQHRFGVQQRLALRKKGVAGELCPHQLIMTATPIPRTLAMSAYADLDTSVLDELPPGRTPVNTVLVADSRRFEVVERVRAACAEGRQAYWVCTLIEESEELTCQAAESTYEELGSALGELRVGLIHGRMKPAEKAAVMAEFKQGNLQLLVATTVIEVGVDVPNASLMIIENPERLGLAQLHQLRGRVGRGSAVSHCVLLYHPPLSQIGRERLGIMRETNDGFVIAEKDLELRGPGEMLGTRQTGLLQFKVADLMRDADLLPAVRDAAQALLARWPEHVSPLLDRWLRHGQQYGQV
- a CDS encoding aminoacyl-tRNA deacylase and HDOD domain-containing protein → MTEVALDTATPHAPSVIRLLLEKVGVAYREVPEHPHLPATSRVQAILLDDEIGALMVLFPQSKLLDLNRLEELTGRKLKAVPVARLKQMLDKHQLKALPAIPALTSSPCLYEGKLLEVDHLLIQSGEAGLLLEVKRDDFKRMLAKASAGSFGQPVRDIRPNLDRPDDDSKEITQAVQAFTARRIQKRLEETIEIPPLADTAQKIIKLRVDPNASIDDITGVVETDPALAAQVVSWAASPYYASPGKIRSVEDAIVRVLGFDLVINLALGLALGKTLSLPKDHPQQATPYWQQSIYTAAIIEGLTRAMPRAERPEAGLTYLAGLLHNFGYLLLAHVFPPHFSLICRHLEVNPHLCHTFVEQHLLGISREQIGAWLMKLWDMPEELSTALRFQHDPSYEGEYAAYPNLVCLATRLLRARGIGSGPQEEIPDELLERLGITREKAEDVVNKVLEAETLLRELASQFNAPH